In Melanotaenia boesemani isolate fMelBoe1 chromosome 7, fMelBoe1.pri, whole genome shotgun sequence, a single window of DNA contains:
- the ubl3b gene encoding ubiquitin-like protein 3b — MTTQRDLDMVHLRLILVSGKTQDFTFSPNDSATDIAKHVFDNWPAGWEEERVSSPSILRLIFQGRFLHGNVTLGALKLPPGRTTVMHLVARETLPEPNSHGQRNREKTTESNCCLLL; from the exons gtGCACCTCCGCCTCATCCTGGTCAGTGGCAAAACGCAAGACTTCACTTTCTCCCCGAATGACTCTGCCACAGACATTGCCAAGCATGTATTTGACAACTGGCCAGCAG GATGGGAGGAAGAGCGAGTGAGTAGTCCTAGTATACTGCGCCTCATCTTCCAGGGGCGCTTCCTTCATGGCAATGTCACCCTGGGAG ctttaaaacttcCACCTGGCCGAACAACTGTCATGCACTTGGTTGCCAGGGAGACGCTTCCAGAGCCCAACTCTCACG GTCAAAGGAACAGAGAAAAAACCACAGAGAGCAACTGCTGCCTGCTTTTGTAA